The Bacteroides sp. AN502(2024) DNA segment TTCCGTTACCTACGAAGTAACGGGCTATTTATCAACAAATTGCAATGCTAACTGTACGATTTACAAAATCGATTACCCGCCTATTGGCCTCATCTATTTTCTTATCCCTGAAAGGCTTCAAATAGGTTTCGGTCACAGTAATGGAAGAGTGTCCCATCGCTTCGGAAATAATTCCCGGATGAATCTCACAATAATAGGCTGTCGTAGCCCAAGTATGCCGCGCGGTGTAGGAGCTTAATCTATCGCCCAGTCCCAACAATTCACCCAGCAACATCAGCTGGCGGTTGAAGGTGCGCAATGCCAGCTGGTATTCACGATAGGCCTCCGGACTCCCTTCACGGCTCTTCAACAAAGGAAACAGATAAGGAGAAGAACTGTCACGGTTCATATATCTCTCTACCAGAATCATCGCTTCCGCAGTCAGCGTCACAGAAAGGGTACGACCTGTTTTACGCCTGCGATACGTGATCACATTGTCACGCAAATCACTCTTACGCAGATAGGCGAGGTCGACAAATGGCAAACCGCGCAATAAAAACATCAGGGTAAACAGCTCCTGTGCCTGACGTAAGGACGGAGAGACGACAAAGGATTGCGAAAATCCGGCAAATACTTTCTTTAAATCCTCTTCATCCAACGCACGCTTATGGTCGGCACGAGTTCCGGTATAAACTGAACGGAACAGGTGGGGAACATAAGTTGCCTCACGAAGAACAACGGCACGATTGTAAACTGCACGAAACGTGCGCAAATAAGTGGAAACGGTATTCCAACTACAGCCACGACTGCGAAGGTGTACCTCGAATCCTTTTAACCACTCCGAACTCACCTCGTCAAAGGTAAAATCTTCTTTCCCACAATACGCAATGATGGCATTGAGACTGCTACGGTATACATGAGCAGTACCAAAGTTTCCCTCCATCTGTAGCCCACGGGCCACTTGCTTCATAAATGTTACTACTTTCAACATCTCTCGATTTATTAATAATTTAGACAATAAATATAGGAGTATTCTAACATTTGGACAAATGGAAGGGGGAAATGTTGAAGAAATACAAAAAAAGAACCACCTCCCCTGTCAGGGAAAGTGGTTCCTATCTTCTTATGTATTTTCTTAAGCGAAGGCCTGAATTACATCATTCCACCCATGCCTCCCATTCCGGGAGCACCCATCGGCATTTCCGGCTTCTCTTCCTTCTTTTCCACGATTACACATTCAGTAGTCAGGAACATACCAGCGATAGAAGCTGCATTTTCCAAAGCTACACGAGCAACCTTAGCAGGGTCTACTACACCGGCAGCGTGCAAGTTTTCGTAAATGTCCAAACGAGCGTTGTAACCAAAGTCACCTTTTCCTTCACGTACTTTCTGAACAACTACCGCACCTTCTTTACCAGCATTGGCAACGATCTGGCGAAGTGGCTCTTCGATGGCACGTTTAATGATTTCAACACCGGTTGTTTCGTCAGCATTGTCACCCTTCAGACCTTCGATAGCATCGATGGCACGGATGTAAGCCACACCACCACCCGGGATGATACCTTCTTCGATAGCTGCACGAGTTGCACGTAAAGCATCGTCTACACGGTCTTTCTTTTCTTTCATTTCCACTTCAGAAGCAGCACCTACATAGAGAACAGCCACCCCACCTGACAATTTAGCCAGACGTTCCTGCAATTTCTCACGGTCATAGTCAGACTTAGTTGTTCCGATTTGTGCTTTGATCTGTTCGCAACGTTCTTTGATATTGCCTTTGTCACCCGCACCGTTCACAATAGTTGTGTAGTCTTTAGTAACTGTAACTTTGTCAGCAGTACCCAACATTTCGATGGTAGCCTGTTCCAGTTTCAGACCTTTTTCTTCACTGATAACAACACCACCTGTCAGGATAGCGATATCTTCCAACATTTCTTTACGACGATCACCGAAGCCCGGAGCTTTCACTGCACAAATCTTCAGTTGAGAACGCAGACGGTTTACTACCAATGTCGTCAACGCTTCACTATCTACATCTTCTGCAATTACCAGCAGAGGACGACCCGTCTGTACAGCCGGTTCGAGGATAGGCAAGAAATCTTTCAGGTTAGAGATCTTCTTGTCATAAATCAGGATGTAAGGTTTCTCCATCTCACATTCCATCTTTTCCGTATTTGTCACGAAGTAAGCTGACAAATAACCACGGTCGAACTGCATACCTTCTACAACACCGATAGTAGTGTCTGTCCCTTTTGCTTCCTCGATAGTGATCACACCGTCTTTAGAAACTTTACGCATAGCGTCAGCAATCAATTTTCCGATTACCGGGTCATTGTTTGCGGATACAGTGGCAACTTGTTCAATCTTATCGTAATTGTCACCTACCGTTTCAGCCTGATTCTTGATTGATTCTACCACTTTGGCAACAGCCTTGTCGATACCACGTTTGATATCCATCGGACTGGCACCGGCAGTTACGTTCTTCAAACCTTCAGCTACGATAGCCTGTGCAAGAACGGTTGCAGTAGTTGTACCGTCACCGGCATCGTCACCTGTTTTAGAAGCCACTTCTTTTACCAACTGTGCACCGGTATTCTGGTAAGCATCTGACAATTCAATTTCTTTTGCTACTGTCACACCATCTTTTGTGATGTGTGGAGCACCGAATTTTTTCTCGATGATAACATTACGTCCTTTCGGACCCAGAGTTACTTTTACTGCATTTGCCAAAGCATCGACCCCTTTTTTCAATTGGTCACGGGCATCGATATTGAATAATATTTCTTTTGCCATCTCTTTATTTACTGTTTAAAATTTGATTTACTATTATTAATTAACCCAAAACTGCGAGAACATCGCTCTGACGCATGATCAGATATTTAGTACCTTCAACGTCAAGTTCCGTTCCGGCATATTTGCCATAAAGAACCGTATCGCCTACTTTCAATACCATTTCTTCGTCTTTCGTACCGTGACCTACTGCCACAACTTCACCCTTCAAAGGTTTTTCTTTTGCTGTATCAGGAATAATGATACCACCAATTGTTTTTTCTTCTGCAGGTGCAGGGAGGATAAGCACTCTGTCTGCTAATGGTTTAATGTTCATAGTTACTTTATTATATTTTAGTTATACATTATAATTGTTAGATGTTGCCCGTCTTTTCAGGCGGAACGCTAAAGTCACTGCGAAAAGCGTGCCAAAGCAAATAAATGATTCTTTGTCAGAAATTGGCTGACAAAATGACAGAGCAAGGGTTCGTTTCCACATACATTGCCTATCTCAGTGGGATACTGAATCAATCGAATAGTAAAAAAGGAAGTTATTTAGTTGTATGCTAAAAACATATTCCTTACATTTGCCCGAATTCATTATATTAATCCTTTTATTAACTTACAACACATGAAAAAGAGAGGAATGGTCTTTACCATTTTATTGGCAGCCGGGGTTGCTTTCCAAGCCCGGGCACAAGAGAAACTGACGCACTACAAAGTAAGAAATGCTATCGAAGTACGCACTCCCATTATGAACGACAGCATTAATCCCAAAGGAGAAAAACACTCGGTGAAAATGTTACTCAAAACACCGGTCGTACTGGATTTGCCGGATGCTCAAATGCAGTTATTGGCTGTCGATACGGCAGGTTATCTGAGCTTGGAAAAAGCGGAGAAAAACTATAAACTCTACTTGCTGAAAACGCAAATACGTGCAGAACGCTTCCTGAAAGGGAAACTGAAAGTGACTTCTCCCGTTCGTTGGGAAATCTTTATCGACGGAGTTTCCAGACAGACAAAAGACACTGCCCAAGACAGTATCACCTCCGCCTCTTCCCGCGAAATAGCTATCAACATGGAGCCTGAACGCGATTATGAAATTACATTCAAATTACTTTCCGCTTCGACAGACAAAGCCACCCCAACCTTGAAATGTGAACTGATTAAAGACGAGAAATTCAAGGAGATTGCCTGCACACTTTCTCCCGATGCCAAACAACGTTTCTCGCTTGATAATACCGTATATGGCAACCGAACGATTTCTGTCGCCATCTCTCCCAGCGGAAAATATTTATTAACCCGTTATTGGAATAACCATTCCGCCAAACGGTCGCGCACTTATTGCGAACTCAGCGATCTGAAAACCGGAAAAGTTCTTTTGGACAACGCAAGGGACGGTATGCGCTGGATGCCGAAAAGTGACAAGCTGTATTATACCGTCACTGCCCTAAGTGGAAACGATGTAATCACACTCGACCCAGCGACACTCCACGAAGAGGTTATTTTAAAAGGAATCCCCGAACAGAGTTTCACCTGGTCGCCCAATGAGGACTTCCTTATTTATTATCCCAAAGAGGAAGGAGTAAAGGAAGAAGGTCCTCTCCACCGCATTGTAAGTCCGGCAGACCGTATTCCCAATACCCGAGGACGCAGCTTCTTGGCCAAATATGACCTAACCAACGGAGTTTCCGAACGGCTGACTTACGGTAATCACAGCACTTATCTGCAGGATATTTCTCCTGACGGGAAATACATGGTATACAGCACTTCCAAAGAAAATATCACCCAACGTCCTTTCTCTTTGTCTTCTCTCTATTTGGTAAACCTGGAGACTCTGAAAGTAGATACGCTTTTCCATGATGAAAGATTTCTCGGTGGTGCCAGCTATTCACCGGACGGAAAACAGTTGCTACTGACTGCAAGCCCCGAAGCCTTCGGCGGTATCGGCAAGAATTGCGGTCCCCACCCCATTGCCAATGATTTCGACACGCAAGCCTTTATCATGGATTTAGCTACACGCAAAATCCAACCGATAACCAAAGACTTCAACCCTACTGTCAGCCCCTTGCAATGGAACCGCGGCGACGGTTGCATCTACTTCAACACAGACGATGGTGATTGCAAAAATATCTACCGCTATTCTCCGAAAAACGGTAATTTCGAAAAGTTGAACCTTGAAACAGATGTCGTCAACGATTTCACCTTGTCTGAATATAATCCGGCTATTGCCGCCTATATCGGTCAATCGGATAGCACTTCAGGAGTCGCCTACCTCTACGATATGAAGAAAAAGACTTCCCGCCTGCTTGCCGACCCGATGAAACCGATTCTGGACAAAATAGAATTAGGAAAAACAGAACCTTGGAACTTTACGGCTTCGGACGGAACGGTTATCACAGGAAAGATGTGTCTCCCACCCGAGTTCGACCCCAACAAGAAGTATCCGCTAATCGTTTACTATTACGGCGGTACCACTCCTACGACACGCGGTATAGGCAATCCATACTGCGCCCAGCTGTTCACATCACGTGATTACGTAGTATATGTCATTCAGCCCAGCGGCACTATCGGCTTCGGTCAGGAGTTTTCCGCACGCCACGTCAATGCTTGGGGAAAGCGTACTGCAGATGATATTATCGAAGGAACGAAACAGTTCTGCAAGGAACATTCCTTCGTGGATACAAAAAAAATCGGATGCATCGGTGCTTCTTATGGTGGATTCATGACCCAATACCTGCAAACCCGGACCGATATTTTCGCCGCTGCCGTATCTCATGCAGGTATCAGTGACGTGACGAGCTATTGGGGAGAAGGTTATTGGGGATATTCATACAATGCGATTGCAGCTGCCGACAGCTATCCCTGGAAGAATCCGGAACTGTTCACCCAACAAGGTTCCCTGTTCAATGCCGACAAGATCAACACTCCGTTATTATTGCTGCATGGCACGGTGGATACGAATGTACCTATCGGAGAAAGTATCCAGCTTTTCAATGCGCTGAAGATATTAGGCAAGACCGTAGAGTTTATTACCGTGGATGGCGAAAACCATTTCATTTCAAATTACGACAAACGTATCAAATGGCACAACTCTATCATGGCTTGGTTTGCACGCTGGCTGCAAGACCGTCCCGAATGGTGGAATGAGTTATACCCGGAACGTCATTTGTAATCCTGATTGTAGCTCTGGTATCATATCCCACTTACAAATTCTGAACCGTACAATCTATTAAATAATAAAGGTGTCGCTGATTCTACATTCAACGACACCTTTATTTATTATTATGCAATCAATTTATCCTATCACCGTCTCTGCTTATTTCTTCACAGCAGCAATCAACTCTTCTGCCGAAACAAGATTCTGTTCTCCTGTCTCCATATTCTTCAACATCACCTTTCCTTCGTTCATCTCATTTTCACCGACGATGGCCACAAACGGAATATTCTTCGCATTGGCATAGCTCATCTGCTTCTTCATCTTGGCAGTATCCGGGAAAATTTCTGCACGGATGCCGGCAGCACGCACTTCAGCCAGAATTCCCATAGAGAAAGCGGCTTCCTTTTCACCGAAGTTGATAAACAGAAGCTCTGTTCCATTCACAGCTTCTTTCGGATAAAGTTCGAGCTGGTTCAGGACATCGAAGATACGGTCTGCACCGAAAGAGATACCTACTCCCGACACCCCTGCCATACCAAATACTCCGGTCAGGTTATCATAACGGCCACCACCTGTAATGCTGCCAATCTGCACATCCAATGCTTTCACTTCAAAGATAGCACCTGTATAATAATTCAGTCCGCGAGCCAAGGTAAGATCAAGTTCGATTTCATTCTTCAAGCCCATTGTTTCCAATGTATTCAAGATAAATTCGCTTTCTTCCACTCCCTTCAATCCTACTTCACTGGCTGACAATACGTTTTTCAATGTTGCCAGTTTCTCCGCATTCGTACCGCTAAGAAGAATAATCGGCTGCAACTTGGCAATAGCCTCACTACTGATCCCCTTCTCTTTCAGTTCGGCATTTACATGATCCAAACCGATTTTATCCAGTTTATCAATCGCTACGGTAATATCGACAATCTTATCCGATTCACCTATAATTTCAGCAATACCGGAAAGAATCTTACGGTTGTTAATCTTAATGCATACACGAATACCGAAACGGCTGAATACAGTATCGACAATCTGCATCAATTCCACTTCGTTCAGCAACGAATCACTTCCTACAACATCGGCATCACATTGATAAAATTCACGATAGCGTCCCTTCTGCGGACGGTCAGCACGCCATACAGGTTGAATCTGATAGCGTTTGAACGGGAAAGTGATTTCATCACGATGCATCACCACGTAACGGGCAAAAGGTACTGTCAAGTCATAACGCAAACCTTTCTCACAGAATTTGCTTGCTAGTTTGACAGCATTACGACTTAACAATTCTTCGTCAGTAATCCCGGAAAAGTAATCCCCTGAATTCTGAATCTTAAAGAGTAGTTTATCTCCTTCATCGCCATACTTTCCCATCAGTGTAGAAAGCATCTCTATGGAAGGAGTCTCTATCTGCTGGAATCCATACAAATGATATACGTCACGAATCGTATTGAATATATAATTACGCTTCGCCATTTCTACCGGCGAAAAGTCACGAGTTCCTTTAGGAATACTTGGTTTTGCTGCCATCATATTACTGTTTATAAATTTAACAGTGCAAATTTACGGCAAATTTTCGAGCAATGCTTACATATATAAAAAAAATTAATCTCTTCTACCCATGAAGATCATGATGTAGTAAACCAACGTAGCCAGTGAACTCAATGCAGCAACGACATACGTATAAGCGGCAGAACGAAGAGCATCTTCAGCCTGTGCATGATTGTACGAATTAGTAATGCCGGATGAGCTCAACCAAACCAATGCACGTCTACTTGCATTGATTTCCACCGGCAGCGTGATAAAGCTGAACAGGGTAGTCATAGCGAACAAGATAATACCCGCCAGCAATAACTGCGGAAAAGTATTCACCATCAAGATACCACCCAACAATACCCATGTCATAATGGAAGATGCAAAGTTCACAACTGGAACCAGTGCACTACGCATTTTCAACGGAGCATACATACGTGCATGCTGCACAGCGTGTCCACATTCGTGGGCTGCCACGGCAGCCGCCATTATGCTATTACTTTCATAGACCCCTTCACTCAAATTTACTGTTTTATTAGTAGGATTGTAGTGGTCGGTCAACTGTCCCGGCGTATGTGTAACCTGCACATCATAAATTCCATTGTCATGCAACATCTTCAAAGCTACATCACGCCCTGTCATGCCATTTCCGGTAGGAATCTTGGAGTACTTCTTGAACTTGTTCTGCAAATTCATCTGTACCACCCAACTTACTACGGCAATTCCAAAAAATAATACCCAATAAGCCATCATATACTTTTCATTTTAATTATTACTCTATATCTATATGGACAAATAGTTTGCCAAAAGTAAGGGGAAACTACCAATGTCAGAATAGTTTCCCCTTGCTTTTATGAAGAATTATCTAAAAATTAGTCAATTGTAAGTTCTACTACATAGTCAATATCTTTCGGCACATCGGCAAACTCCAGCAAAACACCTGCTTTCGTTTTGGTAAAGCGGACCGGAGACTGGTCTTTGAACAGCACCGCTTTCTTCACTTTCTTATCTGTCAAAGGCAGGAACAACGCTCTATCTTTCAGATTGAGGATATGCACATAAAGCTTATTGCCTTTCTGTGTCGTCACTCCCCAGTCGTGCGGGGCAACTGCGCCGCTACGTGTTCCGTAGATAGTTTCGCCATACTGCTCCATCCACTCTCCCATCTCTGCCAGACGCTGCACTGCTACCGCAGGGAGTTCCCCATCGGGTTGAGGACCGATATTCATCAACAGATTAGCATTCTTACCGGCTGCTTTCACCAAGTAATGAATCAATGTTTTCGTAGACTTATAATTTTGGTCGGTAATCTTATATCCCCACATACCATTCATCGTTTCGCAAGTCTCCAACGGCAGATGACTTATATCCTGTCCCGAAAGACCCGCTGAATTTTCACCGGGCAGGTCACGTTCAAAAATCTGAATATCTTCCCCCGCAAAAGGTGTCTGATGATGATTATTACCGATAAGGCATCCCGGTTGGAGTTTATGAATCAATGCGTATTGTTCAGGCAATTCCCAGTCGAAATCTTTATTCTGATCCTGATCCCACCATCCATCAAACCAAATAGCGCCTATCGGACCGTAGTTTGTCAACAGTTCTGTCAATTGGTTATTCATAAATTGATAATAGCTTTTCCAATCTCCTTTCGAATTCGGGCGTCCCGTTCCCCGTCCTGTACGTCCCCAAGGATAATCCTCACGTACCCAGTCGAGATGCGAATAATAGAAATGAAGCTTGATTCCATGCTTCGCACAAGCGGCTGCCAGTTCTTTCACGATATCACGCTTGAAAGGAGTCGCTTTCACTACATTATAATCCGAATACTGGGTATCAAACATGGAAAATCCCTCGTGGTGACGAGTGGTAAAACAGATATATTTCGCCCCCGAAGCCTTGATAGCCGACACCCATTTGTCCGCATCAAACTTGGAAGGATAGAAGCCGCCTGCCAGTTTGGCATATTCCTTATAATTCAGATTATTGTTTGTCATAGTCCACTCACCGGTAGCAAGCATGGCATACAATCCCCAATGAAGGAAAATACCAAACTTATTGTCCTGAAATTCCTGACGTGCTTTCAGATTCTCTTCGGTAGGTTGGTAAGAAGAAGACTGTGCAAATGCACTAACGCCCATTGCGAGCAATAAAAGAAAAGTAATAAACCGTGTTTTCATAAGGCATTCTTTATTTTCTGTTCATTCATAATGATATACAAAAGCTTGAATAAGAAAGGCGGAGTTTTTTCTTCAATCCCCGCCTTTCCTCCATATAATAAGTCAATTATTATTCAGTGTAACGTTCGATGGTCTGTGCTCTGTCCGGTCCTACGGAAACAATCTTGATTGCTACCCCAAGCTGCTCTTCCAAGAAAGTCAGATAAGCATTGAACTCTTCCGGAAATTCGTCTTCACTCTGCATCTTAGTCATATCCGTCTGCCAGCCGGGAAGTTCCGCATACACAGGTTCCACCCCTTCTGTGATGTCATACGGGTAATAATCGATTTCTTCACCGTTCACTTTATAAGCGACACAAGCTTTGATGGTTTCGAAAGTGTCGAGTACATCGCTCTTCATCATAATCAATTTGGTAACCCCGTTGATCATAACGGAATACTTCAGCGCTACCAGGTCGATCCATCCGCAACGACGCTTACGTCCGGTAACCGATCCGAATTCATGTCCCAAAGTACATATCTTGTCACCTGTTTCATCAAACAGTTCTGTTGGGAACGGTCCTGATCCTACACGAGTACAATATGCCTTGAAGATACCATACACTTCACCGATACGGTTAGGCGCCACTCCCAGTCCGGTGCAGGCTCCCGCACATACGGTATTGGAAGAGGTCACAAACGGATACGAACCGAAATCAATATCAAGCATAGTACCCTGGGCTCCTTCACAAAGAACGCTCTTACCATCTTTCAACAGCTTATTCACTTCATGTTCGCTATCTACAAAATGGAATTGTTTCAGGTATTCGATACCTTCCAACCAGGCTTTTTCCAGTTCTGTCAGGTCATATTCATAATTCAGACTCTTCAGAATTTGCTCGTGACGAGCCTTCGCAGCAGCATACTTCTGGTCGAAATGATGAAGAATGTCACCAACACGAACACCGTTACGGCTAACTTTATCCGTATAAGTAGGGCCGATCCCTTTGCCGGTGGTTCCTACTTTGGCATCTCCTTTGGCTGCTTCATAAGCAGCATCCAGAATGCGGTGTGTCGGAAGGATCAGATGGGCCTTCTTTGAAATGTGCAAACGTTCTTTCAGCGGATGCCCTGATGCTTCAAGTGCTTCTGCTTCTGCCTTAAACAATGCCGGATCAAGTACCACACCATTACCGATGATGTTTACCTTATTTCCCTGAAAAATACCGGAAGGAATAGAGCGAAGCACATATTTCTGTCCTTCGAACTCAAGCGTATGACCGGCATTCGGACCGCCCTGAAAACGGGCAACCACATCATACTTAGGTGTTAAAACGTCGACTACTTTTCCTTTACCTTCGTCGCCCCATTGTAATCCTAATAGAACATCTACTTTCATTTTTCTTTTTTATTGTTGTTATTTATCTTTTTCCGTTTGTTAGCTCTGTCGCACTTACTACATACCCCATATATATATAAGGAGTAATGTGAAAGCTGGAAGCGGCTTAATTTCGTATTTTCAATGGCATGCTGCAATTCCTCGTTCTGAAACTCGGTCACTTTACCACATTGAGTACATATCTGATGATGATGTGTCTCGCGATTATATGATTTTTCGTATTGGGAAGAGGTGCCGAACTGATGCTTAATGACCAGCCGTGCGTTGATAAGCAGGATAATGGTGTTATAGATTGTTGCCCGGCTCACCCGGAAGTTCTCCTGAACCATCATCCGCAAATAAAGCATGTCAATGTCGAAATGACCGTCGATAGAATAAATAGTATTGAGTATGGCGTAGCGTTCAGGAGTCTTACGATGCCCGTTCGCTGTGAGATATTCCGTGAATATCTGCCTTACTATATCTTTCACGTTTTGAATTTCCATCATCAGCCAAAATTAGTGCGAACAAAGTTAAGCCTTTTTTGCGGAAAGCAAAAAAATTCTTCGAAATAAGTAATGGGTATATTATTCTTCGGTCTCTTCCTTCACCATGTTGTAGAGCATCTGTTCTCCTTCCAAGGTAGAATCAGCCATTCCTTCCACCAGACGACATACTTGAAAAGCATGTTCCTCACTATGCTGCATATATTTGCGGATAACCAGTAAAGCAGCGTTACGAACATGATAACTGTCGGAATGTACGGCACAGATTGCCTGATCGAGTAATTCACCGGAGGCACGTTCGGTCATATCGCCTTTCTTCATCAGAAGACGGGCGACAGTCAGAAAACCGCAAGTCTGTATATACTCTTGCTCGTTTGCAATCCAGTGAAAAGACTTGGCAGGAGCATACGGTAAATGCTGGAAGAGATTCATGCAAGTCAGTTCGGCTATTTCGATATTCCGGATATTTTCTACCCAGATGTCGGCTATCTCGGGATAGAATGTTTCAACCGGCTGAAGCATCCCTGCCAGAATTTTACATTCACGAATGTCCTCTTTCCACAAAGCCTGCGCCAACTCATGATTCTTCTCATAACTTCCGGCAAT contains these protein-coding regions:
- a CDS encoding alpha-L-fucosidase, translated to MKTRFITFLLLLAMGVSAFAQSSSYQPTEENLKARQEFQDNKFGIFLHWGLYAMLATGEWTMTNNNLNYKEYAKLAGGFYPSKFDADKWVSAIKASGAKYICFTTRHHEGFSMFDTQYSDYNVVKATPFKRDIVKELAAACAKHGIKLHFYYSHLDWVREDYPWGRTGRGTGRPNSKGDWKSYYQFMNNQLTELLTNYGPIGAIWFDGWWDQDQNKDFDWELPEQYALIHKLQPGCLIGNNHHQTPFAGEDIQIFERDLPGENSAGLSGQDISHLPLETCETMNGMWGYKITDQNYKSTKTLIHYLVKAAGKNANLLMNIGPQPDGELPAVAVQRLAEMGEWMEQYGETIYGTRSGAVAPHDWGVTTQKGNKLYVHILNLKDRALFLPLTDKKVKKAVLFKDQSPVRFTKTKAGVLLEFADVPKDIDYVVELTID
- the groL gene encoding chaperonin GroEL (60 kDa chaperone family; promotes refolding of misfolded polypeptides especially under stressful conditions; forms two stacked rings of heptamers to form a barrel-shaped 14mer; ends can be capped by GroES; misfolded proteins enter the barrel where they are refolded when GroES binds), translated to MAKEILFNIDARDQLKKGVDALANAVKVTLGPKGRNVIIEKKFGAPHITKDGVTVAKEIELSDAYQNTGAQLVKEVASKTGDDAGDGTTTATVLAQAIVAEGLKNVTAGASPMDIKRGIDKAVAKVVESIKNQAETVGDNYDKIEQVATVSANNDPVIGKLIADAMRKVSKDGVITIEEAKGTDTTIGVVEGMQFDRGYLSAYFVTNTEKMECEMEKPYILIYDKKISNLKDFLPILEPAVQTGRPLLVIAEDVDSEALTTLVVNRLRSQLKICAVKAPGFGDRRKEMLEDIAILTGGVVISEEKGLKLEQATIEMLGTADKVTVTKDYTTIVNGAGDKGNIKERCEQIKAQIGTTKSDYDREKLQERLAKLSGGVAVLYVGAASEVEMKEKKDRVDDALRATRAAIEEGIIPGGGVAYIRAIDAIEGLKGDNADETTGVEIIKRAIEEPLRQIVANAGKEGAVVVQKVREGKGDFGYNARLDIYENLHAAGVVDPAKVARVALENAASIAGMFLTTECVIVEKKEEKPEMPMGAPGMGGMGGMM
- a CDS encoding prolyl oligopeptidase family serine peptidase, with the protein product MVFTILLAAGVAFQARAQEKLTHYKVRNAIEVRTPIMNDSINPKGEKHSVKMLLKTPVVLDLPDAQMQLLAVDTAGYLSLEKAEKNYKLYLLKTQIRAERFLKGKLKVTSPVRWEIFIDGVSRQTKDTAQDSITSASSREIAINMEPERDYEITFKLLSASTDKATPTLKCELIKDEKFKEIACTLSPDAKQRFSLDNTVYGNRTISVAISPSGKYLLTRYWNNHSAKRSRTYCELSDLKTGKVLLDNARDGMRWMPKSDKLYYTVTALSGNDVITLDPATLHEEVILKGIPEQSFTWSPNEDFLIYYPKEEGVKEEGPLHRIVSPADRIPNTRGRSFLAKYDLTNGVSERLTYGNHSTYLQDISPDGKYMVYSTSKENITQRPFSLSSLYLVNLETLKVDTLFHDERFLGGASYSPDGKQLLLTASPEAFGGIGKNCGPHPIANDFDTQAFIMDLATRKIQPITKDFNPTVSPLQWNRGDGCIYFNTDDGDCKNIYRYSPKNGNFEKLNLETDVVNDFTLSEYNPAIAAYIGQSDSTSGVAYLYDMKKKTSRLLADPMKPILDKIELGKTEPWNFTASDGTVITGKMCLPPEFDPNKKYPLIVYYYGGTTPTTRGIGNPYCAQLFTSRDYVVYVIQPSGTIGFGQEFSARHVNAWGKRTADDIIEGTKQFCKEHSFVDTKKIGCIGASYGGFMTQYLQTRTDIFAAAVSHAGISDVTSYWGEGYWGYSYNAIAAADSYPWKNPELFTQQGSLFNADKINTPLLLLHGTVDTNVPIGESIQLFNALKILGKTVEFITVDGENHFISNYDKRIKWHNSIMAWFARWLQDRPEWWNELYPERHL
- a CDS encoding zinc metallopeptidase, whose amino-acid sequence is MMAYWVLFFGIAVVSWVVQMNLQNKFKKYSKIPTGNGMTGRDVALKMLHDNGIYDVQVTHTPGQLTDHYNPTNKTVNLSEGVYESNSIMAAAVAAHECGHAVQHARMYAPLKMRSALVPVVNFASSIMTWVLLGGILMVNTFPQLLLAGIILFAMTTLFSFITLPVEINASRRALVWLSSSGITNSYNHAQAEDALRSAAYTYVVAALSSLATLVYYIMIFMGRRD
- the hisS gene encoding histidine--tRNA ligase encodes the protein MAAKPSIPKGTRDFSPVEMAKRNYIFNTIRDVYHLYGFQQIETPSIEMLSTLMGKYGDEGDKLLFKIQNSGDYFSGITDEELLSRNAVKLASKFCEKGLRYDLTVPFARYVVMHRDEITFPFKRYQIQPVWRADRPQKGRYREFYQCDADVVGSDSLLNEVELMQIVDTVFSRFGIRVCIKINNRKILSGIAEIIGESDKIVDITVAIDKLDKIGLDHVNAELKEKGISSEAIAKLQPIILLSGTNAEKLATLKNVLSASEVGLKGVEESEFILNTLETMGLKNEIELDLTLARGLNYYTGAIFEVKALDVQIGSITGGGRYDNLTGVFGMAGVSGVGISFGADRIFDVLNQLELYPKEAVNGTELLFINFGEKEAAFSMGILAEVRAAGIRAEIFPDTAKMKKQMSYANAKNIPFVAIVGENEMNEGKVMLKNMETGEQNLVSAEELIAAVKK
- a CDS encoding co-chaperone GroES, translated to MNIKPLADRVLILPAPAEEKTIGGIIIPDTAKEKPLKGEVVAVGHGTKDEEMVLKVGDTVLYGKYAGTELDVEGTKYLIMRQSDVLAVLG
- a CDS encoding tyrosine-type recombinase/integrase; amino-acid sequence: MLKVVTFMKQVARGLQMEGNFGTAHVYRSSLNAIIAYCGKEDFTFDEVSSEWLKGFEVHLRSRGCSWNTVSTYLRTFRAVYNRAVVLREATYVPHLFRSVYTGTRADHKRALDEEDLKKVFAGFSQSFVVSPSLRQAQELFTLMFLLRGLPFVDLAYLRKSDLRDNVITYRRRKTGRTLSVTLTAEAMILVERYMNRDSSSPYLFPLLKSREGSPEAYREYQLALRTFNRQLMLLGELLGLGDRLSSYTARHTWATTAYYCEIHPGIISEAMGHSSITVTETYLKPFRDKKIDEANRRVIDFVNRTVSIAIC